The following proteins are encoded in a genomic region of Coleofasciculus sp. FACHB-T130:
- a CDS encoding filamentous hemagglutinin N-terminal domain-containing protein: MLIRRVLRSLHCHPCWIRSAIALGTIAAGSDRAIAQNITLDGSLGLVKTLTGPNYVIPQSAGQTVGSNLFHSFGKFSLNAGEVAGFSSAANIQNILSRVTGGSPSLINGSIFTDQPVNFFLINPSGIHFGPKAQLNVGSTTRGSFVATTLDALVWADGSQFSATNPEGASSLLTMVGDPSGFISSQLPKPIVGSASTLKVAENQTLLLLGGDVSWKGGLLQARSGRVELAGVAEPGTVKLNVEGNRWRLKFLDSVVQADISLTNQAAIDVSSQGSGAIQLSGRQVTFSDESKVSANTLGNRNGQGIFIQAVRLTIQGGSQVSATTSGKGKGGSIDINVSDSVELIGTSADGQKPSKLASDVKDAAGDAGNVTITTRQLLVRDGARISASGSGTGQGGSINVYATDRVELSGTAPSDRRPSGLSVQTSRGNGKAGNLTITTRKLTIRNGAEVSAATFGAGFGGNLEVNASELVELVGTSGNGKLRSRLFAGTGNPADVIRDGDGSPSDSSNLPAFSTGDGGSLTVKTQLLTVRDRGQISVGSQGLGKAGELEIDSGSILLDNGATLNAQTVSGDGGNIRLRVQDLLLLRRNSNLSTTAGTAKAGGDGGNLDINAKFIVAVPSENSDITANAFQGRGGSINITTSSIFGSQLRSRPTSQSDITASSEFGVDGTVQINTLDVDPSRGLATLPAELVDASGLVAQTCPASGSNVASSFTVTGSGGLPDNPSETRTSNAVWTDWRQVAPASTHSQKDVAIQSNLTKEPVEAQGWVENDRGEVVLTAAVPYSSLHSGLTTAKCYVP; this comes from the coding sequence GTGTTAATTCGCAGAGTGCTTCGATCGCTGCATTGCCACCCTTGTTGGATAAGAAGCGCGATCGCGCTGGGTACGATCGCCGCTGGGAGCGATCGCGCGATCGCCCAAAATATCACCCTTGATGGCAGCCTCGGCTTGGTAAAAACCTTAACGGGTCCTAATTACGTTATTCCTCAATCAGCGGGTCAAACCGTCGGCAGTAATCTGTTCCACAGCTTTGGAAAATTTAGCCTCAACGCAGGCGAGGTAGCGGGTTTTAGCAGCGCCGCCAATATCCAGAATATTCTATCCCGTGTTACAGGGGGTTCTCCCTCCTTGATTAACGGCTCAATTTTTACCGATCAGCCGGTCAACTTCTTCTTGATCAATCCCAGTGGCATTCACTTCGGGCCAAAGGCTCAACTCAATGTCGGCAGCACCACCAGAGGCTCTTTTGTTGCCACCACGCTGGATGCTTTGGTGTGGGCGGATGGTAGTCAGTTTAGCGCCACCAATCCAGAAGGAGCGAGTAGCTTACTGACGATGGTTGGCGATCCGAGTGGGTTCATCTCTTCACAACTGCCGAAACCAATCGTGGGTTCTGCTAGCACCCTGAAAGTCGCAGAAAATCAGACTTTGTTGTTATTAGGCGGTGATGTGAGTTGGAAGGGCGGGCTTTTACAAGCGCGGAGTGGTCGAGTCGAGTTGGCAGGAGTCGCAGAACCAGGAACCGTAAAGCTGAATGTCGAAGGCAATCGTTGGCGCTTGAAATTTCTAGATAGTGTCGTCCAAGCAGATATATCCCTCACGAATCAAGCAGCGATTGATGTCAGCAGTCAAGGTAGCGGGGCGATCCAGCTTTCCGGCAGACAGGTGACATTCAGCGATGAGTCAAAAGTGTCTGCAAATACGTTGGGGAATCGAAATGGGCAAGGAATCTTTATCCAAGCGGTGCGGCTAACGATTCAGGGGGGTTCTCAAGTATCTGCAACGACCTCCGGCAAGGGAAAAGGAGGGAGCATCGACATCAATGTCTCGGATTCGGTAGAACTGATCGGCACCTCAGCAGATGGTCAAAAACCCAGCAAACTCGCCAGTGATGTTAAAGATGCAGCAGGAGATGCGGGAAACGTGACAATTACGACCCGGCAATTGCTAGTTCGGGACGGGGCGCGGATATCAGCGAGTGGTTCCGGAACGGGGCAGGGCGGGAGTATCAACGTCTATGCCACCGATCGGGTGGAACTGAGTGGCACCGCACCGAGCGATCGCCGTCCCAGTGGATTGTCGGTTCAAACTTCTAGAGGCAATGGGAAAGCTGGAAACTTAACGATTACAACTCGGAAATTGACGATCCGAAATGGGGCAGAAGTCTCTGCGGCTACTTTTGGGGCAGGTTTCGGGGGAAATTTGGAGGTGAATGCCTCTGAGTTGGTAGAACTGGTTGGGACTTCAGGGAATGGAAAGCTTCGCAGCAGATTATTTGCTGGCACCGGCAACCCCGCCGATGTCATCCGAGACGGAGATGGTTCCCCCTCCGATAGCAGTAATCTTCCGGCATTTTCGACCGGAGATGGGGGAAGTCTGACGGTTAAAACTCAGTTGTTAACGGTTCGAGATCGGGGACAAATCTCTGTGGGCAGTCAAGGGTTAGGAAAAGCTGGGGAACTCGAAATTGACTCTGGCTCTATCCTGCTAGACAATGGGGCAACCCTCAACGCCCAAACTGTATCCGGTGACGGCGGGAATATTCGATTGCGAGTGCAAGACTTATTATTGCTGCGCCGCAATAGTAACCTTTCCACCACCGCAGGCACTGCAAAAGCGGGTGGAGATGGCGGGAATCTGGACATCAATGCCAAATTCATCGTCGCTGTCCCATCTGAAAATAGCGATATTACCGCCAATGCCTTCCAAGGTCGGGGAGGGAGTATCAACATCACCACTTCTAGTATCTTTGGTAGCCAGTTGCGATCGCGCCCAACCTCCCAAAGTGACATCACGGCGAGTTCGGAATTTGGGGTCGATGGCACCGTACAAATTAATACCCTGGATGTCGATCCCAGTCGCGGGTTAGCGACTTTACCAGCAGAATTGGTCGATGCTTCTGGATTGGTGGCGCAAACTTGTCCGGCGAGTGGCAGCAACGTTGCGAGTTCTTTCACCGTGACGGGAAGCGGAGGGTTGCCAGATAATCCTAGCGAAACCCGAACTAGCAACGCCGTTTGGACAGATTGGCGTCAGGTTGCACCAGCTTCCACTCACTCCCAAAAGGATGTTGCCATACAGTCAAACTTGACAAAAGAGCCAGTAGAAGCACAAGGTTGGGTGGAAAACGATCGAGGCGAAGTCGTTCTCACCGCTGCTGTTCCGTACTCCTCTCTTCATTCCGGGCTAACAACCGCTAAGTGCTATGTGCCGTAA
- a CDS encoding ShlB/FhaC/HecB family hemolysin secretion/activation protein has translation MCRNLSGGDRLLYLRLGLAMLSLCLTAQVARSLPETIDSAQVPQLPPPQDILQPPSPSPSPLPLPETPAPLPPPEDLLQSPTQPSPDEETPGETVPGNITVEKFEFIGNTAFSSEKLAEITKPFTNRPISFSELLQARTAVTEFYVNQGYITSGALIPANQTIQGGVVTIQVVEGGLEDIKISGTRRLNSNYVRSRLAVATSKPLNRERLLEALQLLQLNPLIANLSAELSAGTRPGFSLLEVRITEAKTFSTQIGIDNGRSPSVGSFRRRLQVNEANLFGLGDGLSLAYSNTDGSDSFDTSYTLPINPYNGTFSVSYGTTSSDVIEPPFDRLDIYAASRYYELTLRQPIVQTPTQQFTVGLTASRRESETSLLEIPFPLSAGADDEGRTRISALRLFQEWTQTGTRQVIALRSQFNIGLGAFDATLNESGPDSRFYSWQGQAQWVRLLAPETLLLVRGNVQLADRTLVPLEQFGLGGLESIRGYRQDALLTDNGVLLSAELQYPVLRVPQVQGVLQIIPFVDFGTAWNSSGTEDPEPNRLLSVGLGLQWRQSPRFSARLDWGIPLVNLSSRERTWQENGLYFSVQYNLF, from the coding sequence ATGTGCCGTAATCTTTCTGGGGGCGATCGCTTATTGTATCTTCGGCTGGGTTTAGCAATGCTGAGTCTCTGCTTGACGGCGCAAGTCGCGCGATCGCTTCCTGAAACGATTGACTCGGCTCAAGTTCCTCAACTCCCTCCGCCACAAGACATCCTTCAACCGCCATCTCCCTCCCCTTCCCCGCTTCCTTTACCAGAAACGCCTGCCCCACTACCGCCGCCAGAAGACTTACTCCAATCTCCTACCCAGCCTTCCCCAGATGAGGAGACACCGGGAGAGACTGTTCCTGGCAACATTACGGTGGAAAAGTTTGAATTCATCGGCAATACAGCTTTCAGTTCCGAAAAGCTAGCGGAAATTACCAAGCCGTTTACCAATCGACCGATTTCCTTTAGCGAACTGCTGCAAGCTCGAACTGCTGTCACCGAGTTTTACGTCAACCAAGGGTACATTACGTCAGGTGCCCTGATTCCAGCTAACCAAACGATTCAGGGAGGCGTCGTTACCATTCAGGTCGTCGAAGGCGGCTTAGAAGACATTAAAATTAGTGGCACGCGACGGTTAAATTCCAACTACGTGCGATCGCGTTTGGCTGTCGCCACATCAAAGCCTCTCAATCGAGAGCGTCTTCTCGAAGCATTACAACTGCTGCAACTCAATCCGCTGATTGCCAATTTATCTGCGGAACTCTCTGCTGGAACCCGTCCGGGATTCAGTTTGCTGGAGGTTCGGATAACAGAGGCGAAGACCTTTAGCACCCAAATCGGCATCGATAACGGTCGTTCCCCTAGTGTGGGCAGCTTCCGACGTCGCTTGCAAGTGAATGAAGCGAATTTATTCGGTTTGGGAGATGGTTTAAGCCTTGCCTACAGCAATACAGATGGCAGCGATAGCTTCGATACTTCCTACACACTGCCGATTAATCCTTACAATGGCACGTTTAGCGTCAGTTACGGCACCACATCCAGCGATGTGATTGAGCCACCCTTCGACCGTCTCGATATTTATGCCGCCTCGCGCTACTACGAATTGACCCTGCGCCAGCCAATTGTTCAAACCCCCACCCAACAATTCACCGTCGGTTTAACAGCATCTCGGAGGGAGAGCGAAACTTCTTTGCTAGAGATTCCGTTTCCCCTGTCGGCGGGCGCTGATGACGAGGGACGCACGCGGATATCAGCATTACGATTGTTTCAGGAATGGACGCAAACCGGGACTCGCCAAGTCATTGCCTTGCGATCGCAATTTAATATCGGACTTGGTGCCTTTGATGCAACTCTCAACGAATCTGGTCCCGATAGTCGCTTTTATTCATGGCAAGGGCAAGCCCAATGGGTACGTCTCCTCGCCCCAGAAACGTTGCTATTGGTGCGTGGCAACGTGCAACTGGCAGATAGAACGCTAGTCCCTTTAGAACAATTTGGTTTAGGCGGCTTAGAAAGCATTCGGGGTTATCGTCAGGATGCTTTGCTGACGGATAACGGAGTCTTGCTGAGTGCAGAACTTCAGTACCCCGTGCTGCGCGTCCCCCAAGTACAGGGTGTTCTCCAAATCATTCCGTTTGTCGATTTTGGCACCGCCTGGAACAGTTCGGGCACAGAAGATCCTGAACCCAATAGACTTTTATCGGTTGGGTTAGGATTGCAGTGGCGGCAATCACCACGCTTCAGCGCCCGCCTGGACTGGGGAATTCCTTTAGTGAATCTCTCTTCGAGGGAAAGAACATGGCAAGAAAACGGTCTGTACTTTTCCGTGCAGTACAATCTTTTCTAA
- a CDS encoding CHAT domain-containing protein codes for MARKRSVLFRAVQSFLKYGLFGLTLTLLLSWGQKVHSHSLLLDTSPPTPLLVGEGQKAIPPSLVGKGVRGLGFPDSRTIALDVTELTNPTQVQQGREFYETGQFVEAVRIWQQAAKTFQTQGDILNQASTLSFLSLAYQQLGQWTEATEAIANSLKLLEARNPNKDHLPVLAQAFNIQGQLQLALGQAEQALTTWEQAAAIYTQAGDKAGITGSLINQSLALQSLGRYRQAAKALTQVEETLANQPNPMKAIALSSFGNTLRVVGDLEKSRQVLQQSLDVAQQLNSPPDISAAFLGLGNTARSQQDTEAALKFYQQAESTAPSPMTRNQAKLNQLSLLVETKQLSAAKALGSQMQAEIASFPPSRTAVYAKINFAQSLTRIKQADTANTSSWTEIGQVLANAVQQAKSIQDIRAEAYALGHLGGLYEQTQQLQNAQDLTRQALLLAQSINASDISYRWQWQLGRLLKAQGKTKDAIAAYTEAVNILQSLRSDLVTINPDVQFSFREEVEPIYRQLVELLLQTEGTSKPSQDNLKLARNTIESLQLAELDNFFRTACLQGKTVQIDQVIDKDDPTAAVIYPIILADRLEIILKLPQQPLRHYKTDISQSEVERIVGELRKQLTKPYTLKETQALSKQVYDWLILPASQDLASNIKTLVFVLDGSLRNIPMAALYDGQQYLVQKYGVALTPGLQLLGSKSLERGKIKALTAGITESRQGFAALNNVTLELNQIKSVVPTTVLLNQEFTSTAFQKEMNAVSFPVVHLATHGQFSSKAEETFILTWDNRINVTQLDNLLRIRDTNRPTAIELLVLSACQTATGDKRAALGLAGVAVRAGARSTLASLWSLDDESSALLMSQFYQELTNTKETKAEALRFAQMSLLQNPRYQHPRYWAPYVLVGNWL; via the coding sequence ATGGCAAGAAAACGGTCTGTACTTTTCCGTGCAGTACAATCTTTTCTAAAATACGGGCTTTTCGGATTAACTTTGACCCTTTTGCTTTCTTGGGGTCAAAAGGTACACTCTCATTCGCTGCTGTTGGATACCTCTCCCCCAACCCCTCTCCTAGTAGGAGAGGGACAAAAAGCGATTCCCCCGTCCCTTGTAGGGAAGGGGGTTAGGGGGTTAGGTTTCCCCGATTCGAGAACCATTGCATTAGACGTTACCGAACTAACCAATCCAACTCAAGTGCAACAGGGACGAGAATTTTATGAAACTGGGCAGTTTGTTGAGGCGGTAAGGATTTGGCAACAAGCGGCAAAAACTTTTCAAACGCAAGGAGATATCCTCAATCAAGCTTCTACGTTGAGCTTCCTGTCCTTAGCTTACCAACAACTCGGACAGTGGACGGAGGCAACGGAAGCGATCGCAAACAGTCTGAAACTATTAGAAGCGAGAAATCCCAACAAAGACCACTTGCCGGTTCTCGCCCAAGCTTTCAACATCCAAGGGCAGCTGCAATTGGCACTCGGACAAGCGGAACAAGCTTTAACGACTTGGGAACAAGCGGCGGCTATTTATACGCAAGCAGGCGACAAGGCGGGAATTACGGGTAGCTTAATTAACCAAAGCTTAGCGCTGCAATCTTTAGGGCGTTATCGTCAAGCGGCGAAGGCATTGACTCAGGTAGAGGAGACGCTGGCGAATCAACCCAATCCGATGAAAGCGATCGCGCTGAGTTCTTTCGGTAACACCCTCCGCGTCGTTGGTGATTTAGAGAAGTCCCGGCAGGTTTTGCAGCAAAGTTTGGATGTCGCCCAGCAACTCAACTCTCCCCCAGATATCAGTGCAGCGTTCCTGGGTTTAGGAAATACCGCGCGATCGCAACAGGATACGGAAGCAGCTTTAAAGTTTTATCAACAAGCTGAATCAACTGCTCCTTCACCAATGACCCGCAACCAAGCCAAACTCAATCAATTGAGCTTGTTGGTGGAAACGAAGCAATTGAGCGCTGCCAAGGCGTTGGGTTCCCAAATGCAAGCAGAAATTGCGAGTTTTCCCCCCAGTCGAACAGCAGTTTATGCCAAGATTAATTTTGCCCAAAGTTTGACGCGGATCAAACAAGCTGACACGGCAAATACTTCCTCCTGGACAGAAATCGGTCAGGTGTTGGCAAATGCAGTTCAACAAGCCAAAAGTATCCAAGATATCCGGGCAGAAGCTTATGCGCTGGGACATCTCGGCGGACTATACGAACAAACTCAGCAATTGCAGAATGCCCAAGACTTGACTCGGCAAGCTTTACTTCTCGCCCAATCAATTAACGCCTCAGATATTTCCTATCGTTGGCAATGGCAATTAGGACGCTTATTGAAAGCGCAGGGAAAAACCAAAGACGCGATCGCGGCTTACACGGAAGCGGTCAATATTCTCCAATCTCTCCGCAGCGATTTAGTTACCATTAATCCTGACGTTCAGTTTTCTTTTCGAGAGGAAGTCGAGCCTATCTATCGGCAACTGGTCGAGTTGCTATTGCAAACAGAGGGAACTTCAAAGCCGAGTCAAGACAATCTCAAACTAGCCCGTAACACCATCGAATCTCTGCAACTTGCTGAACTCGATAATTTCTTTCGCACCGCCTGTTTGCAAGGCAAAACAGTCCAAATCGACCAAGTCATCGATAAAGACGATCCGACCGCCGCAGTCATTTATCCGATTATTTTGGCAGACCGATTAGAAATCATTCTCAAATTACCTCAACAACCGCTACGCCACTACAAAACTGATATCAGCCAGAGTGAAGTCGAAAGAATTGTCGGAGAATTGCGAAAGCAACTGACCAAACCTTACACGCTGAAAGAAACTCAAGCTTTATCCAAGCAAGTCTATGATTGGTTGATTTTACCTGCATCGCAGGATCTCGCGAGCAACATTAAAACTTTGGTATTTGTCCTAGATGGTTCCTTGCGAAATATCCCGATGGCTGCACTCTACGACGGTCAACAATACCTGGTCCAAAAGTATGGCGTTGCATTAACTCCAGGCTTGCAGTTACTGGGTTCCAAATCTTTAGAACGGGGAAAAATCAAAGCTTTAACTGCCGGAATCACTGAATCTCGCCAAGGCTTTGCTGCGCTCAACAATGTAACCCTGGAATTAAATCAGATTAAATCTGTAGTGCCCACTACGGTACTGCTCAATCAGGAATTTACCAGTACCGCTTTCCAAAAAGAAATGAATGCGGTTTCCTTTCCAGTCGTACATCTTGCCACTCACGGTCAATTCAGTTCTAAAGCTGAGGAGACATTTATTCTAACTTGGGATAATCGGATTAATGTCACTCAGTTGGATAATTTACTCCGAATTAGAGATACGAACCGACCAACTGCGATCGAATTACTCGTCCTCAGTGCTTGCCAAACCGCTACCGGGGACAAACGGGCGGCTTTAGGACTGGCTGGGGTTGCGGTACGCGCTGGGGCGCGGAGTACCCTCGCGTCTCTATGGTCGCTGGACGATGAGAGTAGCGCCCTTCTGATGAGTCAGTTTTATCAAGAGTTAACCAATACCAAGGAGACGAAAGCGGAAGCACTCCGGTTTGCCCAGATGTCTCTGTTGCAGAATCCGCGATACCAGCATCCCCGTTACTGGGCACCCTACGTGCTAGTGGGGAATTGGCTATAG
- a CDS encoding ATP-binding cassette domain-containing protein: MHHNPIFIENLSYIYPDGTHALRGINLSIKATERVALIGANGSGKSTLQLHLNGILLPEEGEIIIGEWPVRKENLQKIRNFVGLVFQNPDNQLFMPTVWEDVAFGPMNQGLRDKELTARVLQAMAAVDIDPERYGQRNTDNLSGGEKKRIAIAGVLAMNPQVLVFDEPSAQLDPRSRRQLIELLKSLPLTQLIATHDLDLALELCDRTVVLSQGQVVYDGATEQVMSDPDFLVQHSLESPLCYSRPYCQLEDAPVKKRVLV, from the coding sequence ATGCACCATAATCCAATATTTATCGAAAATCTTAGTTATATCTACCCCGACGGAACTCATGCACTCAGGGGAATTAATTTATCGATTAAAGCAACGGAACGAGTGGCATTAATCGGAGCTAATGGTTCGGGAAAATCCACTTTGCAGTTACATCTAAATGGAATTCTCTTACCCGAAGAGGGAGAAATCATCATTGGAGAATGGCCTGTCAGAAAGGAGAATTTGCAAAAAATTCGGAATTTTGTGGGGCTGGTATTTCAGAATCCAGATAATCAGTTATTTATGCCCACAGTTTGGGAAGATGTTGCCTTTGGCCCAATGAATCAAGGCTTGCGAGACAAGGAACTCACTGCACGAGTGCTTCAGGCGATGGCAGCGGTGGATATCGATCCAGAACGCTATGGACAGAGGAATACAGATAATTTATCTGGAGGCGAAAAGAAGCGGATTGCGATCGCAGGCGTGTTGGCAATGAACCCCCAAGTGTTGGTATTTGACGAACCCTCGGCTCAGCTAGATCCCCGTTCTCGTCGCCAGTTGATCGAGTTGTTAAAAAGCTTGCCGCTGACGCAACTGATTGCCACCCACGACTTAGATTTAGCCTTGGAGTTATGCGATCGCACGGTAGTCTTGAGTCAGGGTCAGGTCGTCTACGATGGTGCAACTGAGCAGGTGATGAGCGATCCTGACTTCTTAGTTCAGCACTCTCTAGAGTCGCCCCTCTGCTACAGTCGCCCTTACTGCCAGCTTGAAGATGCGCCGGTTAAAAAGCGCGTTCTTGTTTGA
- the cbiQ gene encoding cobalt ECF transporter T component CbiQ has product MLLHIIAVQLDADSDRKTPWHSLAPRTRILCTLLLVFAIALTPNGRWWTWAIYGLGVLGVVLLSRVTWSILLKRIAVEFAFIGVVLLGTLFRDGGEVLWSWGVLRITTVGLMVLGSVTLKALLSLMMLNVLTLTTSVAALLNGLVALRTPPLLVAILASMYRYISVLIGEVNAMRRAAASRNLMGSNHWQRQVIGNMMGTLFIRTYERGERVYQAMLSRGYQGLPPVEKVPSGGRRDIVALTLTVILALLGQVVYLF; this is encoded by the coding sequence ATGCTGCTGCACATTATTGCCGTTCAACTAGATGCCGATAGCGATCGCAAAACTCCCTGGCACTCATTAGCACCCCGGACTCGAATCCTGTGTACGCTACTGCTTGTATTTGCGATCGCCCTGACGCCAAACGGACGCTGGTGGACTTGGGCAATCTATGGGTTAGGCGTGCTAGGCGTTGTTCTCCTGAGTCGAGTCACTTGGAGCATCCTGCTGAAGCGAATCGCCGTTGAGTTTGCTTTTATTGGCGTTGTACTGCTGGGCACTTTGTTTCGGGATGGCGGCGAGGTGCTGTGGTCTTGGGGAGTGCTACGGATTACCACCGTCGGGCTGATGGTTTTGGGTAGCGTGACCCTCAAGGCGTTACTCTCACTGATGATGCTAAATGTGCTGACTTTAACTACTTCAGTTGCAGCGCTACTGAATGGATTAGTCGCCTTGCGAACCCCACCCCTATTGGTGGCGATTCTCGCATCCATGTATCGCTACATTAGCGTCCTAATTGGGGAGGTTAACGCCATGCGTCGGGCAGCAGCCTCTCGCAACCTGATGGGCAGCAACCACTGGCAACGCCAGGTGATTGGCAACATGATGGGAACGCTATTTATCCGTACCTATGAGCGGGGGGAGCGGGTTTATCAGGCAATGCTGTCGCGGGGTTATCAAGGACTACCGCCGGTGGAGAAGGTGCCGTCGGGCGGACGCCGCGACATTGTGGCTTTAACCTTAACCGTAATTTTGGCATTATTGGGACAAGTGGTTTATTTGTTCTAA
- a CDS encoding PDGLE domain-containing protein: MSSNLSRERNRAFVITGLGVALLIAIFLSPFASSDPDGLDRVSQDLKFEDKAAEEAPAQKLPFYAVFEEYALRGVPEGLATPLAGLIGTLTTFGLAWGIGKLVVRNSVSSSSDYEVPSSSDNPDGPLDR, from the coding sequence ATGAGTAGCAACCTCTCGCGGGAACGCAACCGGGCTTTTGTCATCACTGGGTTGGGTGTTGCCTTGCTGATTGCAATTTTTTTGTCTCCATTCGCTAGCTCAGATCCAGACGGATTAGACCGAGTTTCTCAGGATCTAAAGTTTGAGGATAAAGCAGCCGAAGAAGCACCCGCCCAAAAACTCCCCTTTTACGCTGTTTTTGAAGAATATGCCCTCAGAGGCGTACCAGAAGGACTCGCCACACCCTTAGCCGGTTTGATTGGAACCTTAACAACATTTGGTTTGGCTTGGGGGATTGGGAAGTTGGTGGTTCGCAATTCTGTTTCATCTTCCTCAGACTATGAAGTCCCCTCGTCCTCAGATAATCCAGATGGCCCCCTGGATAGATAA
- a CDS encoding energy-coupling factor ABC transporter permease, whose product MIITAPLPSIVSSGLLHWIIQPQLALHIPDGFLSLPVSLVTWVLAIGLIALALNRVQADYQERAVPLMGVCGAFIFAAQMINFPIPGGTSGHLLGGTLAGVLLGPWAGSLVMVAVFIVQAVLFQDGGLTVLGANITNMGLIGTFAGYYLYKTIRFALGRDNWRGMLVGTAIAAWASVFIASILTAVQLALSGTVPFGVAVGAMAFWHVLIGIGESLITVVAVSYVWRSRPDLLFDPPRRAVSTASRSLSQR is encoded by the coding sequence ATGATAATTACAGCCCCGCTCCCTAGTATTGTCTCCTCTGGCTTACTGCACTGGATAATACAGCCGCAGTTAGCCTTGCACATTCCAGATGGCTTCTTGAGCTTGCCCGTTAGCCTCGTGACATGGGTACTCGCCATCGGACTGATTGCACTCGCCCTCAATCGAGTGCAGGCTGACTACCAGGAACGGGCAGTCCCGCTGATGGGTGTGTGTGGAGCCTTTATTTTTGCCGCCCAAATGATTAATTTCCCGATTCCAGGGGGCACCTCCGGGCACCTGCTGGGTGGGACGCTCGCGGGAGTTTTACTTGGCCCGTGGGCAGGATCGCTCGTCATGGTGGCAGTCTTCATCGTCCAGGCAGTCTTGTTTCAAGATGGTGGACTGACTGTGCTAGGAGCCAACATCACCAATATGGGTCTCATTGGCACCTTTGCGGGTTACTACCTCTACAAAACAATTCGGTTTGCCTTAGGACGGGATAACTGGCGGGGAATGTTAGTGGGTACGGCAATTGCAGCTTGGGCAAGCGTGTTTATTGCCTCAATTTTGACAGCAGTACAACTAGCTTTGTCCGGAACAGTGCCCTTTGGGGTAGCCGTAGGGGCAATGGCATTTTGGCACGTCCTAATCGGCATTGGAGAATCACTGATTACCGTCGTAGCAGTGAGTTATGTATGGCGATCGCGTCCCGATCTGTTGTTCGATCCACCCCGCCGAGCTGTTTCCACTGCATCTCGTTCGTTGTCACAGCGTTAA
- a CDS encoding VOC family protein — translation MHHVSIRTANIHRAIAFYEHLGFTVCERFTAGITLACWMEGSLGRIELIQIPQPKPAPDAFGDEHYVGYYHLSFDITDTASDLPSWLNSLKERFDEAAQTSPEQFFPLKVLLEPTQQMIGSSVYEVAFIADTDGLPLEFIRVLSSSGSAN, via the coding sequence ATGCATCATGTTTCGATCCGCACCGCAAATATTCATCGCGCGATCGCTTTCTACGAACATCTGGGATTTACTGTCTGCGAACGCTTCACCGCCGGGATCACGCTTGCCTGCTGGATGGAGGGTAGTCTCGGACGCATTGAATTAATCCAGATTCCGCAACCGAAACCCGCCCCTGACGCTTTTGGAGATGAGCATTACGTCGGGTACTACCATTTGTCTTTTGATATCACCGATACCGCATCTGATTTGCCGAGTTGGTTAAATTCTTTAAAAGAACGCTTTGATGAGGCAGCACAGACTTCTCCAGAGCAGTTTTTTCCCCTGAAGGTACTTTTAGAGCCAACGCAGCAAATGATCGGCTCAAGCGTCTACGAAGTCGCTTTCATTGCCGATACCGACGGCTTACCCCTGGAATTTATTCGCGTTTTGAGCAGCAGCGGCTCGGCAAATTAA
- a CDS encoding TIGR02652 family protein — protein MMNPGLQYPIFGPEIHCPHCRQTIPALTLTDTYLCPRHGAFEADPKTGELIHLQSGRHWRRWSDEWYRQHTHPDGIRFEIHEALDRLYTQGYRATRVIIASRYRELISAYLERSTPWRGQSDPPKPRLYGLPVEFSPEPEEEPCWEVINFDLEKEPGIPVRYPYFRLFE, from the coding sequence ATGATGAATCCAGGCTTACAGTACCCGATCTTTGGGCCGGAGATTCACTGCCCCCATTGCCGCCAAACGATTCCGGCCTTGACGCTAACGGATACTTATCTGTGTCCGCGTCATGGTGCCTTTGAGGCAGATCCGAAGACTGGTGAACTGATTCACTTACAGTCTGGGCGTCACTGGCGTCGGTGGAGTGATGAATGGTACCGGCAGCACACCCATCCGGATGGGATTCGGTTTGAGATTCACGAAGCCCTAGACCGGCTGTATACTCAAGGCTACCGAGCGACGCGAGTCATTATTGCCAGTCGTTATCGGGAGTTAATTAGTGCTTATCTGGAACGCAGCACCCCTTGGCGGGGGCAGTCAGATCCGCCGAAACCCAGACTGTACGGATTGCCAGTGGAATTTAGCCCGGAACCGGAAGAAGAACCCTGCTGGGAAGTGATTAATTTCGATTTGGAAAAAGAACCGGGTATCCCTGTGAGATATCCTTATTTTCGGTTGTTTGAATAA